One stretch of Chryseobacterium indologenes DNA includes these proteins:
- a CDS encoding DUF5522 domain-containing protein → MAHYDIKEGEDFYYNEQGYKVFTEKFHLKRGYCCKSGCRHCPYGYDKKTDTFIKNDKKK, encoded by the coding sequence ATGGCCCATTATGACATCAAAGAAGGTGAAGACTTTTATTATAATGAACAGGGATATAAAGTTTTTACAGAGAAATTCCATCTAAAAAGAGGATATTGCTGTAAAAGCGGTTGCAGACACTGTCCTTACGGGTACGATAAAAAGACTGATACATTCATTAAAAATGACAAAAAAAAATAA
- a CDS encoding DUF4136 domain-containing protein: MKKYIFILLAAATLGLTSCSPFQVRSDYAETANFNSYKTYKIRIDDLKLNDIDKDRVLNELSRQLQSKGLQSGENPDLIVNVKANHKKITDIQSSSPYGMWGWGGPFGWGIGMNRTWTSNYNEGALIVDLIDSKTNKLVWQGIGSGISVDSPRSKQRQIPEIMAEIMKNYPPQRK; encoded by the coding sequence ATGAAAAAATATATTTTTATTTTGTTGGCAGCAGCTACATTAGGTTTAACTTCTTGTAGCCCGTTTCAGGTACGTTCAGATTATGCTGAAACCGCCAATTTCAATTCTTACAAAACCTATAAAATAAGAATTGATGATCTAAAATTGAATGATATTGATAAAGACAGAGTTCTGAATGAGCTTTCAAGACAGCTTCAGAGCAAAGGGCTTCAGTCCGGAGAGAACCCTGATCTTATTGTCAACGTAAAAGCAAACCATAAAAAAATTACCGATATACAAAGTTCTTCTCCTTACGGAATGTGGGGATGGGGAGGTCCATTCGGATGGGGTATTGGAATGAACAGAACATGGACAAGCAACTACAATGAAGGAGCTTTGATTGTTGATCTTATTGATTCAAAAACCAATAAATTGGTTTGGCAAGGGATCGGAAGCGGAATTTCTGTAGATTCACCAAGATCTAAACAGAGACAGATTCCTGAAATTATGGCTGAGATCATGAAAAATTATCCGCCACAAAGGAAATAA